The Streptomyces taklimakanensis nucleotide sequence CGGGGTTGTCCAGGCCCGTGACGTACGAACCGTTCCTGGCGCGGGACCCCTTGATCTCCGCGGTCGCGGGCACGGACGCGCCGCCCTCCAGGCGAAGGCTGACGGCCTCCTCCTCGGGCAGGGGCGCCGGGGCCTTGTCGCTGCTGTCGGACCCCTCGGTCTCGCCCTCGTCCTCCCCGGTGTCACCGCCGCTCTCCTCGGCGGTGGGGGACGGGGCGGTGCCCGCCTGGTTGCCTCCGGTGTCGTCGTCGCTGAAGACGACCGCGGCGCCCACCCCGAGGATCACGGCCACGACGACCGCGATGGCGCCGATGAGCAGACCGTTGTGGCTGCGACCACCGCGCCCCCGCCCACCGGGCCCGCCCGGTCCGGCGGCGGCCTCGCGCCGTGCGGCGGCCCGGCCGCCGGGGACGGTCTCGGGGGCCGCGTAGTACGCGTTCGGCTGCTGGTGGGCAGCCTGCGGGGGCGGTGGCTGCTGGGGCTGTCGGCCCTGCTGGACCCCGCCGTACCGACGCTGGCCCACCGCGCGGACCTGGTGGTACGAGGTGCGGGGAACGCCGGGTTGCTGTGTCGCCGCGTCACCAGCACCACCGTCCGTACCGTCCTCGGAACGGTAGAGGTAGGCGAACGGGTCGTCGTTCTCCGGCGTGCCCGAGCCGTTGTTACCGGCGGTCATTCCGTGCGCTCCTCCATCACAGGTGCCTGCCCGGCGCAGCCTACCCCTTTCGGGGTAAAGGTCGTGGCGCTCTTGACCCCCGAACCGCGTCGGGCGAGGAATCTCACCCGACGCGGCGGTGGGCCCTCGCACGCGATCGCTTCTCGACGTACATCCGCTGGTCGGCCGAGTGCAACACCTCTTCGGCCGTCATGCCGCACCCGGCCCAGCCGATGCCGAAGCTGGCGCCCACCCGGACCGCGCGGCCCCCCACCCGGATGGGGGGAATGATCGCGTTGCGCAGGCGTACGGCCAGGTCGGAGGCGTCTTCCCGGCCCAGTCCGTCGGCCAGTACGACGAACTCGTCACCACCGAGGCGCGCGACGGTGTCATTGTCGCGAACGCCACTCGCCAGCCGGCGCGCCACCTCGATCAGCACCGCGTCCCCGCAGTGGTGACCGAAGCGGTCGTTGATCGACTTGAAACCGTCCAGGTCGCAGAAGAGGACCGCCAATCCCTTCTCCGAGGGACTGTCGCCCGACGGCGGAACGATGTGCACGTGGTGGTCGCACCCGCCGACCGGCTCCGGGAAGGCGTCCCCGAAGCCCGGGTCGAAGCCGGGGTCGAAACCGGGGCCGGGGCCGGGGGCGGCCGCCACGCCGGGCCCCATCTGCGCCGCGTCGGACAGGGGCGCCGGCTTGTCGCACAACCGGGCACTGAGCCGGGCGCGCAGCTCGGCGCTGTTGGGCAGACCGGTGAGGGCGTCGTGGCTGGCGCGGTGGGCGAGCTGGAGCTCGTGCCGCTTGCGTTCCTCGATGTCCTCGACGTGGGTGAGCAGCAGACGAGGGCCGTCGGTGGCGTCGGCCACCACGGAGTTGCGCAGGGACACCCAGACGTAGGAGCCGTCGCGCCGCCCCAGCCGCAGCTCGGCCCGGCCGCCCTCGGCGGAGGTGCGCATCAGGGTGGCCAGGTCCTCGGGATGGACGAGGTCGGAGAAGCAGTAGCGCCGCAGGGCCGACGCCGGGCGGTCCAGCAGCCTGCACAGCGCGTCGTTGGTGCGCACCAGCCGGCCGTTCTGGTCACCGTCCAGTTCGGTGATCGCCATGCCGCTGGGCGCGTACTCGAACGCCTGTCGGAAGCTCTCCTCGCTCGCGCGCAGAGCCTGCTGCTCGCGCTCCAGCCGGACCAGCGCGCGTTGCATGTTCGCCCGCAAACGCGCGTTGCCGATCGCGATGCCGGCCTGGAAGGCGTACATCTGGAGCGCTTCGCGCCCCCACGCGCCGGGGCGCCGTCCGTTGCGCGGCTTGTCGACGGATATCACGCCCAACAGATCCCCGTCGGAGGAGTACATCGGCGCCAGGAGGATGTCCATCGGGTGCCACTCGTCGGGGTACCGCGGCGCCGGGCCGGCGGTGTGCCACTGCGGCACGTCGTCGTCGAGCAGGATCCACGCCTCGGTGTGCGGGATGAAGCGCAGCTCGCCCCAGCGCTCCCCCATGGCCAGCCTGCGCTCCCAGGCCGCACGGGAACCCGTACGGCCCGCCATCATGGCCTCCGCGCCCTCGCTGCCGGCGACCGCGGCCACCACGAGGTCCCCGTCGGGCTTGACGAGGTTGACCGCGGCCAGCTCGAAGTCCATGCCCTTGACGAGGCCGTCGGCCACCGTCTGCAGGGTGTCCGCCAGACTGCGGGCGGTGTTCAGCTCCGCCATGGACCGGTGGAGCTTGCGCAGGGTGGCGAGGCGCACATAGGGCTCCGACTCGGCTTCCATCCGCCCTCCCCCTGAGACTCGAACGAGCGACTCCAGATGATTCGGGTTTTGACTTTCTCCGCCTCTGCCAGCCACTGAATCACAGCGAGCTGCCCAGTCGGTACACAGGGTCAACAATTGGAGTCCTGTGTGACTCAAGTCACAACGGAGCGTGGGCGAACGATTGCGGTGCGTCGGGGCGCCCCACCCTGCTCCACACCCGTACCGAACGCAAATTCCGGCTCTGACCTGCGGAACGTTCAGCCAATGTACCTAGGCCCGGCCTGGTCCCGAGGGCCGATGCGACTGCGCCGGGACACCGTCTAGCGTGCGGTGTGTGCACCCGACACCCCAGCAACAGATGTCCCAGAACGCCCCCGTATCGCAGCAGGGCCCCGACGCCCCTCATCCTGGAGGGGTGAGCGAGGAGGAGTTCCGTGCCGCCATGGCTCGGTTGGCCGCGGGAGTGGTGCTCGTGACCGCGTACGACCCGGAGGACGGGCCGCGCGGCGAGGACGTCGGCATGACCGCCACCTCCTTCCTCTCCGTCTCGCTGGACCCGCCCCTGGTCCTGGTGAGCGTCCGCGCGGACTCCCGGATGGACGAACTGCTGGAACGACAGCCGCTGTGGGCGGTGTCCGTCCTCACCGAGGGCCAGCGGCACATCGCGGGGCGCTTCTCCATGCGCGGCCGCGTCAGCGACCGTCTCCTCTTCCAGGACATGGCCTGCACCCGCGGCGAAAGCTCCGGCGCCCCCCTGGTCGACGGCGCGCTGGCCACGGTGGAGTGCCGCACCGAACAGCGCGTGAGCGCCGGCGACCACACCCTGGTGATCGGCCGGGTCCTGGCCACCACGCTGCCGACGGGCGCGGAGAACGGGCCACTGGCGTACTTCCGGGGACGCTACCGGCGCCTGGCCTGAGGACGCGACGGACACAACGGACGCGACGGGCCGCTTCCACACCCCGTGCGCCCACCCCCTCCGAGGCCGCCCGAGCCGTGGCCGAACGCCCACCACCACCCCGTGAGTTGACACCGGTGGGGTCTACACTGCCGTACACGACCATGGCACAACGTGACGACTGAACCGGGGGGACGGGGGACACGGCGTGACAGGCGGACGTGACGTGGGCGGCGGCAAGGACCTCTCCTACGAGGCCGAATCGCTCGCCTCGTTCAAGAGGCGCATCGACGAGATCCTGGGCGAGCTGCCGAGCTCCCCCGCCTCCCACCAGCACATCAGCGACCAGGACATCACCCCGGACGCGTACGGAACGGGCTTCAGCGCCGCGGCGGACCTGTCGTCGCTCTACGACAGGGTCCACACCCGACTGCAGGACCTCTCCCGGCTCTTCGGCGAACAGCTGGAGGCGCTGGGCATCGCCACCCAGATCGTCGACAGGGGCTACCAGAACCTGGAGACCGACCAGGCGCAGCGCTTCCAGACCATCCAGGAACGGGTGGAGGAGTACAGCCAGAGCCGGCACGGCGACGGC carries:
- a CDS encoding flavin reductase family protein, with protein sequence MSQNAPVSQQGPDAPHPGGVSEEEFRAAMARLAAGVVLVTAYDPEDGPRGEDVGMTATSFLSVSLDPPLVLVSVRADSRMDELLERQPLWAVSVLTEGQRHIAGRFSMRGRVSDRLLFQDMACTRGESSGAPLVDGALATVECRTEQRVSAGDHTLVIGRVLATTLPTGAENGPLAYFRGRYRRLA
- the cdgB gene encoding diguanylate cyclase CdgB, which translates into the protein MEAESEPYVRLATLRKLHRSMAELNTARSLADTLQTVADGLVKGMDFELAAVNLVKPDGDLVVAAVAGSEGAEAMMAGRTGSRAAWERRLAMGERWGELRFIPHTEAWILLDDDVPQWHTAGPAPRYPDEWHPMDILLAPMYSSDGDLLGVISVDKPRNGRRPGAWGREALQMYAFQAGIAIGNARLRANMQRALVRLEREQQALRASEESFRQAFEYAPSGMAITELDGDQNGRLVRTNDALCRLLDRPASALRRYCFSDLVHPEDLATLMRTSAEGGRAELRLGRRDGSYVWVSLRNSVVADATDGPRLLLTHVEDIEERKRHELQLAHRASHDALTGLPNSAELRARLSARLCDKPAPLSDAAQMGPGVAAAPGPGPGFDPGFDPGFGDAFPEPVGGCDHHVHIVPPSGDSPSEKGLAVLFCDLDGFKSINDRFGHHCGDAVLIEVARRLASGVRDNDTVARLGGDEFVVLADGLGREDASDLAVRLRNAIIPPIRVGGRAVRVGASFGIGWAGCGMTAEEVLHSADQRMYVEKRSRARAHRRVG